From Deltaproteobacteria bacterium, one genomic window encodes:
- the dnaX gene encoding DNA polymerase III subunit gamma/tau, which translates to MSYLVLARKWRPQTFAEVVGQEHVTRTLRNAITSGRVAHAFLFTGPRGVGKTTTARLLAKALNCEKGPTPDPCNTCSNCLEITAGTALDVLEIDGASHTGVDNIRDLTEGVQYRPAKSRSRVIIIDEVHMLSNAAFNALLKTLEEPPPHVTFIFATTESHKVLPTILSRCQRYDFKRIPLRELMQRLDDIIRHEGLTADDVGLAMIAREADGGLRDAQSLLDQVIAWSGGQITEQAVKDALGVADRQAFFRVVDAVLARDPAQALQIAGDLYRYGYDPRRLSRDLLEHCRHLVAAKISADPSLLMDLPDHEVTLVRKQTAERSLEDLQRFFTLLLHADEEIGKTAYPQLVIEMTLVKLASQPPLLPIEEALARLETLQQALTGTTQSSVAFSPPQAKPFSTSPAAPPPSAPFTPIRREERPATQPNMPPPPRQEFSPRVEESLGVAADDPEAWEGFLRAVQKEKISLFFPLKSAQLLELTQTTMRVRLEKDMYFKELTRKESRTLLEEIAQRFFGHPLKIDITKDGAPSSSADSSGTTSGATAEAPRALSTQQSPQTSPATADPLVQTVLDVLGGEVQGTRSHRPSGEPR; encoded by the coding sequence GTGAGCTATCTTGTTCTCGCCCGTAAGTGGCGCCCACAAACATTTGCTGAAGTCGTCGGGCAGGAACATGTCACGCGCACGCTGCGCAATGCCATTACCAGTGGCCGCGTTGCCCACGCTTTCCTTTTTACCGGCCCGCGCGGAGTAGGCAAAACCACCACCGCACGCCTTCTAGCCAAAGCGCTCAATTGCGAAAAAGGCCCGACTCCCGACCCGTGCAACACGTGCAGCAACTGTCTGGAAATCACTGCCGGGACGGCGCTGGATGTCTTGGAAATCGACGGGGCCTCGCACACCGGCGTCGATAACATTCGCGATCTGACAGAAGGCGTCCAATACCGTCCGGCGAAAAGTCGCTCGCGCGTCATCATCATCGACGAAGTCCACATGCTCTCCAACGCGGCGTTCAATGCGCTGCTCAAAACCCTGGAAGAACCACCGCCGCATGTCACGTTCATCTTCGCCACCACGGAGTCGCACAAAGTCCTGCCAACGATCCTGTCCCGTTGCCAACGCTACGACTTTAAGCGCATTCCGTTGCGCGAGCTGATGCAACGCCTCGATGACATTATTCGCCATGAGGGACTGACGGCGGATGACGTGGGCCTCGCCATGATCGCCCGCGAAGCCGATGGCGGGTTGCGCGATGCGCAATCGCTGCTGGATCAGGTCATCGCCTGGAGCGGTGGGCAAATTACCGAGCAAGCCGTCAAAGACGCCCTCGGCGTTGCCGACCGACAAGCCTTCTTCCGCGTCGTTGATGCGGTGCTCGCGCGCGATCCTGCGCAAGCGCTGCAGATTGCCGGGGACCTGTATCGGTATGGCTACGACCCGCGTCGCCTGAGTCGGGACCTGCTTGAGCACTGCCGCCATCTGGTTGCCGCAAAAATTAGCGCGGACCCGTCGTTATTGATGGACCTTCCAGATCATGAAGTGACGCTGGTGCGCAAACAGACGGCGGAACGCTCTTTGGAAGATCTCCAGCGGTTTTTCACGTTACTGCTGCACGCCGACGAAGAAATCGGCAAGACGGCCTATCCGCAACTCGTCATCGAGATGACGTTGGTCAAACTGGCGAGCCAACCACCACTTCTGCCCATCGAAGAAGCCCTGGCCCGTCTGGAAACTTTGCAACAAGCGCTGACCGGAACTACACAGTCCTCGGTCGCGTTTTCGCCACCGCAAGCGAAACCCTTTTCGACTTCACCAGCAGCACCGCCGCCTTCTGCTCCTTTCACTCCCATACGTCGCGAAGAACGTCCCGCGACGCAACCGAACATGCCGCCACCTCCCCGCCAGGAATTCTCTCCTCGGGTAGAGGAGTCCTTGGGCGTTGCAGCGGATGACCCAGAGGCGTGGGAGGGGTTCCTCCGCGCCGTGCAGAAAGAGAAAATCTCACTCTTCTTCCCGTTGAAATCCGCGCAGTTGCTTGAGCTAACTCAGACCACCATGCGCGTCCGCCTCGAAAAAGACATGTATTTCAAGGAGCTGACGCGCAAGGAAAGCCGTACGTTGCTCGAAGAGATCGCCCAGCGGTTTTTCGGTCACCCACTGAAGATCGACATCACCAAGGACGGTGCACCATCCTCTTCTGCTGATTCTTCTGGAACAACAAGCGGAGCAACCGCTGAGGCACCCCGCGCACTGTCCACACAACAAAGCCCGCAAACCTCTCCAGCAACAGCCGATCCCCTGGTACAAACAGTCCTTGACGTGCTCGGCGGAGAAGTACAAGGTACACGCTCTCACCGACCGTCAGGGGAACCACGATAA